Proteins encoded by one window of Gloeocapsa sp. DLM2.Bin57:
- a CDS encoding histidinol-phosphate transaminase encodes MVGFIRADLATFSSYTPHPGGISSQPVDRLDTNESAYDLPPELIAKLSWLYQQQIENNRYPDGSHHQLKQAIADYVNESASPLLREITPAQISLGNGSDELIRSLLIATCVGGAGGILVANPTFSMYEIIAKTLAIPVTTIPRQDDFTLNLGAAQQALETHSTPPIRVIFLVHPNSPTGNLVTPAEIDWLESLPPEVLLVIDEAYFEYSQTSLVTKINQYPNWVILRTFSKAFRLAAHRLGYAIASPEFTSILEKVRLPYNLPTFSQTAANLALNHRQELLGTIPETIRERERLAQNLAEYPHFHIFPSAANFIYLRAPQLDLQQFSQDLKSKGTLIRHTQGGLRITIGTPAENNRTLENFAQLLR; translated from the coding sequence ATGGTGGGCTTCATTCGTGCCGATTTGGCTACCTTTAGCAGTTATACTCCCCATCCTGGAGGAATTTCCTCTCAACCAGTAGATAGATTAGATACCAATGAAAGTGCCTATGATTTACCACCAGAATTGATAGCTAAACTGTCTTGGTTATATCAGCAACAAATAGAAAATAATCGTTATCCCGATGGGAGTCATCATCAGTTAAAACAGGCGATCGCCGATTACGTCAATGAATCAGCCTCACCCCTGTTAAGAGAGATTACACCTGCTCAGATTTCTTTAGGTAATGGCTCTGATGAATTAATTCGCTCCTTGTTAATCGCTACCTGTGTAGGAGGAGCAGGGGGAATTTTAGTGGCTAATCCTACCTTCTCTATGTATGAGATTATCGCTAAAACTTTAGCTATTCCTGTCACCACCATTCCTAGACAAGATGATTTTACTCTCAATCTCGGTGCAGCCCAACAAGCTTTAGAGACTCATTCAACTCCACCCATTCGCGTTATATTTCTGGTTCATCCTAACTCTCCTACGGGTAACCTGGTAACTCCTGCTGAGATAGATTGGTTAGAAAGTTTACCTCCAGAGGTTTTGCTGGTTATTGATGAGGCTTATTTTGAGTATAGTCAAACCAGTTTAGTAACTAAAATCAACCAGTATCCTAATTGGGTGATTTTGCGCACCTTTTCTAAAGCTTTTCGTTTAGCTGCTCATCGCCTTGGTTATGCGATCGCCTCACCTGAATTTACCAGTATTTTAGAAAAAGTTCGTTTACCCTATAATCTACCCACCTTTTCTCAAACCGCAGCTAATCTTGCTCTCAACCACCGTCAAGAGTTATTAGGGACTATTCCCGAAACTATCAGAGAAAGAGAGAGATTAGCCCAAAATCTGGCAGAATACCCCCATTTTCACATTTTCCCAAGTGCCGCTAATTTTATTTATTTGCGTGCACCCCAACTAGATTTACAACAATTTAGTCAAGATCTCAAAAGCAAGGGTACTCTTATCCGTCATACACAAGGTGGCTTAAGGATTACTATTGGTACTCCCGCAGAAAATAATCGAACTTTAGAAAATTTTGCCCAATTATTAAGGTAG
- a CDS encoding metallophosphoesterase, whose protein sequence is MVVWSEALKIERLTLAIANLPVSLSGIKLVQLSDFHYDGLRLSESELSEVIYLTNQEKPDIIFLTGDYVTDDPTPIHDLAARLKTLDSKWGIYASLGNHDIHYRESSEMITQALTKIGIRVLWNEIAYPFGDNFPIVGLADYWSTEFNPAKVLTQLDHNVPRLVLSHNPDTAEILKPWRVDLQLSGHTHGGQIVLPGLGPAPLVIQKLQSKTPSYVHPWIPFLQECKNVLKNWQWAQGWHQIQRNQLYVNRGLGTYFPGRLFCPPELTVITLISQNE, encoded by the coding sequence ATCGTGGTGTGGAGTGAAGCATTAAAGATAGAAAGATTAACTCTGGCGATCGCTAATTTACCTGTTTCCCTCTCAGGAATTAAATTAGTACAACTATCAGACTTTCACTATGACGGGTTACGTCTCTCTGAGTCAGAATTATCAGAAGTTATCTATTTAACCAATCAAGAAAAACCAGATATCATCTTCTTAACAGGAGATTATGTCACCGACGATCCTACTCCTATTCATGATTTAGCTGCAAGACTGAAAACCCTAGATAGTAAATGGGGAATTTACGCGTCTTTGGGTAATCATGATATCCACTATAGGGAATCTTCGGAGATGATCACCCAAGCATTAACCAAGATAGGAATTAGGGTACTTTGGAATGAAATTGCTTACCCCTTTGGTGATAACTTCCCCATTGTCGGTTTAGCTGATTATTGGTCAACAGAATTTAACCCAGCTAAAGTATTAACACAATTAGATCATAATGTTCCTCGTTTAGTACTCTCACACAATCCTGATACAGCAGAAATACTTAAACCTTGGCGAGTTGACCTACAATTATCTGGTCATACACATGGTGGACAAATAGTATTACCAGGCTTAGGACCAGCACCTTTAGTGATTCAAAAATTGCAAAGCAAAACCCCAAGTTATGTACATCCCTGGATACCCTTCTTACAAGAATGTAAAAATGTGCTCAAAAATTGGCAATGGGCTCAAGGATGGCATCAAATCCAGCGTAATCAATTATACGTGAATAGAGGTTTAGGTACTTACTTTCCAGGGAGGTTATTTTGTCCACCAGAATTGACGGTAATTACCTTAATCAGTCAAAATGAATAA
- a CDS encoding ABC transporter permease: MNVTLTRTTHSILTNENFLYVVQRLLQGLLSLFLASILCFSIIQLAPGNYLDVLVEQNLQISPETLERFKVQFGLDKSPVEQYFYWLWRVVTRFDFGESFVYFRPVSELIRERLQATLLLAVASIFVTWAIAIPLGIVSAVKQNTIIDKLLRVISYLGQGFPSFITALLLLFVAQITSPLLPVGGMTSINHDQLTPIGKIVDLLWHMFLPTLALSLTSFAGLQRLTRGQLLDVLRQDYIQTARAKGLPENKVIYVHALRNAINPLITLLGFEFASLLSGSFIAEYFFNWPGTGRLILQAVQAKDWYLVMASLMMGATMLIIGNLLADLLLKFVDPRIRLDNLQ, from the coding sequence ATTAACGTGACTCTGACTCGCACTACTCACTCAATCTTAACTAACGAAAACTTCCTTTATGTAGTACAAAGACTATTACAAGGATTGTTGAGCTTATTTTTAGCCTCAATTCTTTGTTTTAGCATTATTCAACTAGCACCAGGTAATTATCTAGATGTTCTAGTAGAACAAAATTTACAAATTTCACCTGAAACTCTAGAAAGATTTAAAGTTCAATTTGGCTTAGATAAATCCCCTGTAGAACAATATTTCTATTGGTTATGGCGAGTAGTGACGCGATTTGACTTTGGTGAGAGTTTCGTTTACTTTAGACCTGTATCAGAACTAATTAGAGAAAGGTTGCAAGCTACCCTATTATTAGCAGTAGCTTCAATTTTTGTTACCTGGGCGATCGCTATTCCTTTAGGTATCGTGAGTGCGGTTAAACAAAACACGATCATTGATAAACTACTCAGAGTGATTAGTTATCTCGGTCAAGGATTTCCTAGCTTTATTACCGCTTTACTATTATTATTCGTAGCCCAAATTACCTCCCCTTTATTACCCGTAGGAGGAATGACTAGTATTAATCATGACCAATTAACCCCCATAGGTAAAATTGTTGACCTACTTTGGCATATGTTTTTACCTACTTTAGCCTTGAGTTTAACTAGTTTTGCGGGATTACAACGTCTGACTCGGGGACAATTACTAGATGTTTTGCGACAAGATTATATCCAAACAGCCCGCGCTAAAGGTTTACCAGAAAATAAAGTAATCTATGTTCACGCTTTGCGCAACGCTATTAACCCGTTGATTACCCTGTTAGGTTTTGAATTTGCTAGTTTGCTAAGTGGTTCTTTTATCGCTGAGTATTTCTTTAATTGGCCCGGGACCGGACGCTTAATTTTACAAGCGGTGCAAGCTAAAGATTGGTATCTGGTGATGGCTAGTTTAATGATGGGTGCAACTATGTTGATTATTGGCAACCTCTTAGCGGATTTGTTGTTAAAATTTGTAGATCCTCGTATTCGTCTAGATAACCTACAATAA
- a CDS encoding adenine phosphoribosyltransferase, translating to MNLKSLIRDIPDFPKPGIVFRDITTLLNNADALRYTIDALAEKVQSLGQNPDYVVGMESRGFLFGPALAYHLNAGFVPVRKPGKLPAAVHKIEYDLEYGSDKLEIHQDAIAPAQKVLIVDDLIATGGTAKATADLLQHLGCELLGFSFIIELTDLQGRNKLPNVPVMTLVEY from the coding sequence ATGAACCTAAAATCCTTAATCAGAGATATTCCTGACTTCCCCAAACCAGGGATAGTCTTCCGTGATATAACTACCTTACTCAATAATGCTGATGCTTTGCGCTATACCATTGATGCTTTAGCCGAAAAAGTCCAATCTTTAGGGCAAAATCCTGATTATGTCGTAGGTATGGAATCAAGAGGATTTCTCTTTGGTCCTGCCTTAGCTTATCATCTTAATGCCGGTTTTGTTCCCGTACGTAAACCAGGAAAGTTACCAGCAGCAGTACATAAAATTGAATATGATTTAGAATATGGTAGCGATAAGTTAGAGATTCACCAAGACGCGATCGCCCCTGCTCAAAAAGTTTTGATTGTTGATGATTTAATAGCTACAGGAGGAACAGCTAAAGCTACAGCAGATTTACTACAACACCTAGGTTGTGAATTGTTAGGCTTTAGTTTTATCATTGAGTTAACGGATTTACAAGGGCGTAATAAATTACCCAATGTTCCCGTAATGACTCTGGTTGAATATTAA